In Deferribacteraceae bacterium V6Fe1, one genomic interval encodes:
- a CDS encoding sirohydrochlorin cobaltochelatase: MKKYLILFMLSIFITSGVAMAKMDENKSKKNAIVIASFGTTYLSGLKSIINIINLVKKEFPETEVRVTFTSNIIRNIWQKRGKNPDEWLNKGVPKEILNVKGIVATLGELSDEGYKNIVIQPTHIYHGEEFSDLLEYVRALNSIQTIKNRWKPFQKIAVGRPALGTYGDKYDYHEDIKTVVMALRGDAELAKEHKAALVYMGHGNEYYSTGSYIETEEEFNKEYPDVKTFIGTVEGYPTLNDVIAKLKKYNIKKVVLKPFMVVAGDHASNDMAGDEPDSWKNILKREEIDVVPIIEGLGSNDAFARIFVEHLKDAAKDGGINFK; this comes from the coding sequence ATGAAAAAATACCTTATTCTTTTTATGTTAAGTATTTTTATAACATCAGGAGTAGCTATGGCAAAAATGGATGAGAACAAAAGTAAAAAAAATGCAATTGTAATTGCAAGTTTTGGTACAACCTACCTTTCTGGCCTAAAATCAATTATCAACATAATTAATCTGGTAAAAAAAGAGTTTCCTGAAACAGAAGTAAGAGTGACATTTACATCCAATATTATAAGAAACATCTGGCAAAAAAGGGGTAAAAATCCTGACGAATGGCTAAATAAAGGTGTACCCAAAGAGATTTTGAATGTTAAGGGTATCGTGGCAACATTAGGGGAGTTATCCGATGAAGGGTACAAAAACATAGTAATTCAGCCAACACATATTTATCACGGCGAAGAGTTTTCTGATTTATTGGAATATGTAAGAGCATTAAATTCCATTCAGACTATCAAAAACAGATGGAAACCATTTCAAAAGATTGCAGTAGGACGTCCTGCGCTTGGCACATATGGAGATAAATATGACTATCACGAAGATATAAAAACAGTTGTAATGGCATTAAGGGGTGATGCGGAATTAGCAAAAGAACATAAAGCAGCACTTGTTTATATGGGGCACGGAAACGAGTATTATTCAACAGGCAGTTATATTGAAACAGAAGAGGAGTTTAATAAAGAATATCCCGATGTAAAAACATTTATAGGGACAGTAGAAGGGTATCCAACCCTAAATGATGTAATTGCAAAACTAAAAAAATACAATATCAAGAAAGTTGTCCTAAAACCTTTTATGGTGGTTGCAGGTGACCATGCAAGCAATGATATGGCTGGGGATGAGCCTGACTCATGGAAAAACATTTTGAAAAGAGAAGAGATAGATGTCGTACCAATTATCGAAGGGCTTGGTTCTAATGATGCTTTTGCAAGAATTTTTGTAGAACATCTAAAAGATGCCGCAAAAGATGGTGGGATAAATTTTAAATGA
- a CDS encoding cobyrinate a,c-diamide synthase: protein MIKKAVLIASDKSGSGKSLFTLFLSRYFSGNHKAVLPFKCGPDYIDTLHLKYATGNNAYNLDTILVSPDRVKSIFLSNLNKSDIAVIEGVMGFYDGIDYKTFSGSTYEIAKLLNVPIILVLDVSSTSFTVAARVNGLINLGENINVAGVILNNVGSKRHEKMLTDAIEYHTGIKVFGAIPKLQNLNLSSRHLGIYTALETKESFYDEIVDTFLNYVDVNQIYENINYNCEKVSLFGASQIKKDKKAYIAFDEAFNFYYQDNIDFLEENGYQIINFSPLKNELPENPDFIYFGGGYPELFAEKLSNNKELKAYIRKVSKQGIPIFAECGGMMFLSKGVQVGDNFFEMCNVFNVTVEMTDKRQALGYIKATALKKTNFFDKADCFVGHEFHYSKVKDCLEEYVFKITKLTSGEEYRDGFVNNNTLACYTHFHFLSDNCIIKKIIRR from the coding sequence GTGATAAAAAAAGCTGTTTTAATAGCATCTGATAAAAGTGGATCAGGGAAGAGTCTATTTACACTTTTCCTTTCAAGGTATTTTTCAGGAAATCATAAAGCAGTTTTACCATTTAAATGTGGACCTGATTATATTGATACCCTTCATTTAAAGTATGCAACAGGTAATAACGCATACAACCTTGATACAATTTTAGTGAGTCCTGACAGGGTTAAATCCATTTTTTTATCTAATCTCAATAAAAGCGATATAGCCGTAATAGAAGGTGTTATGGGCTTTTATGACGGTATTGATTATAAAACCTTTTCCGGCAGTACATACGAAATAGCAAAATTGTTAAATGTCCCGATTATACTTGTTTTGGATGTAAGCTCCACATCCTTTACAGTCGCTGCAAGGGTAAATGGTCTAATAAATTTAGGTGAAAATATTAATGTAGCCGGTGTGATTTTAAACAATGTGGGCTCAAAAAGACACGAAAAAATGCTAACTGATGCGATAGAGTACCATACGGGTATAAAAGTATTTGGTGCAATACCTAAATTACAAAACTTAAATTTATCTTCAAGACATTTAGGTATTTATACCGCATTGGAGACTAAAGAGAGTTTTTACGATGAAATTGTAGATACATTTTTAAATTATGTTGATGTGAATCAAATATATGAAAATATAAATTATAATTGCGAAAAAGTATCTCTATTCGGAGCTTCTCAAATCAAGAAAGATAAAAAAGCTTATATCGCATTTGATGAAGCATTTAACTTTTATTATCAAGATAATATAGATTTTTTGGAAGAAAATGGATATCAGATTATAAATTTTTCCCCTTTAAAAAATGAATTACCTGAAAATCCTGATTTTATTTATTTTGGTGGCGGATATCCGGAGCTATTTGCAGAAAAACTTTCAAATAACAAGGAATTAAAGGCATACATAAGAAAAGTTTCTAAACAAGGTATCCCTATATTTGCAGAGTGTGGGGGGATGATGTTTTTGTCTAAAGGTGTGCAAGTTGGCGATAACTTTTTTGAGATGTGCAATGTTTTTAATGTAACAGTAGAAATGACTGATAAAAGGCAAGCTCTTGGATATATAAAAGCAACAGCTTTAAAGAAAACAAATTTTTTTGATAAAGCAGATTGTTTTGTTGGGCATGAGTTCCATTATTCAAAAGTTAAAGATTGTCTTGAAGAATATGTATTTAAAATTACAAAACTTACAAGTGGTGAAGAATATAGAGATGGGTTTGTAAATAATAACACGCTTGCTTGTTATACACATTTTCACTTTTTAAGCGACAATTGCATCATAAAAAAGATTATTCGGAGGTAA